A portion of the Candidatus Zixiibacteriota bacterium genome contains these proteins:
- a CDS encoding sigma-54-dependent Fis family transcriptional regulator — MKVKILIVDDNEEGLKWLKEYFCDEYHVLIARSGDEAIEIAKENLDIAVVIMDIKMPGMDGLEAGRHIREILPKTRLILHTGFPGEYDEDEIDRKEKPFDYIQKGRSATELKRSVKNASESFQSDNNKINLLLQAESSFKIVGRSNVMMAVFEFINKFGPTNNNVLITGESGTGKELVAQAIHNLSNRGKLVIYQCSSKDRAQVESELFGHNRDAFSNAGERTGYFEYADGGTLFLDEIGDLDLTTQAKILRVVEYKTYIKIGAPMERKADIRIICATNNNLEKMVEEKSFRFDLYQRLNGLSVNFASFKK, encoded by the coding sequence ATGAAGGTTAAAATATTGATTGTCGACGATAATGAAGAGGGATTGAAATGGCTAAAAGAGTATTTTTGCGATGAATATCATGTTCTAATAGCTCGATCAGGTGATGAGGCCATAGAAATCGCCAAAGAAAATTTAGATATTGCTGTTGTTATTATGGATATTAAGATGCCCGGAATGGATGGGTTAGAGGCTGGCCGACATATTAGAGAAATACTTCCAAAGACTCGTTTGATTTTACATACCGGTTTTCCTGGAGAATATGACGAGGATGAAATCGATAGAAAAGAAAAGCCGTTTGATTATATTCAAAAGGGCAGATCGGCAACTGAGCTAAAGCGTTCAGTAAAAAATGCATCTGAATCATTTCAATCAGACAACAATAAAATAAATTTGCTTCTTCAGGCGGAGTCGTCTTTTAAAATTGTCGGTAGATCAAATGTAATGATGGCCGTCTTTGAATTCATCAATAAGTTTGGTCCAACAAATAATAATGTATTAATTACCGGAGAATCCGGAACTGGAAAAGAGCTGGTCGCCCAGGCAATACATAATCTAAGCAATAGGGGAAAATTGGTTATATATCAATGCAGTTCCAAGGATCGGGCTCAGGTTGAATCGGAACTATTTGGCCACAACAGGGATGCCTTCAGCAATGCCGGAGAAAGAACCGGATACTTTGAATATGCTGATGGTGGCACACTGTTTCTTGATGAAATCGGCGATCTGGATTTGACCACACAGGCTAAAATTCTCCGTGTGGTTGAATATAAAACCTATATCAAAATAGGCGCCCCCATGGAACGGAAGGCCGACATTAGAATAATTTGTGCCACCAATAATAATTTGGAAAAAATGGTTGAAGAAAAATCTTTCCGATTTGATCTGTATCAAAGACTAAATGGATTAAGTGTTAATTTTGCCTCCTTTAAGAAATAG
- a CDS encoding T9SS type A sorting domain-containing protein, translating into MKVAIIISIFFMLAMFISLPAIASLSIGTMHPDGNNKHLICVTENNPEHVHWSPDLTKVTYFSNIGADGYQEIYLYDINQGITCQLTDYNESYAQASSRFYDNSTIWYRYHQSSGNISEYRDISFNGCNVMKTSTLFTQTEWNHLANFDLSDNYICFGVQMGSNGNTEEIFLTPKDNIPDYTQLTTNSLPDRSPDISADETKIVYLHAYGAGRTDNIFVMDIDGANKTQLTFVPDGSVYGPHLEKPLWSPNGTQICYSYHDGSQWDIYIMDSDGTNAVNITNTVDFDERVWDWNNDEILFTTDGFVPGMLAYYSFEENANDQTGNGFDGVINGDVSYGEGACGVGAYFDGEGDYIEIPAEGVLSFDAATDSYTISLWFKATSLIPGCDYCDYILIKDRNPENYESQSYGISIDLHNPDSLQLIANIWDKVPNMNWVVKSGFETEINRPYHITEVVKAGISHELYINGHLIDSLDITGIGHTDENDGSITVGAGWYPNGWQYFTGMIDEIRIYNFALSEEEIDSIYGLCNPDSLFITSIESCLNSDGTFEIPVKIKNKTEITGYNIPIIYDYANATYFGYSLEGTLCEGWTGDDTVLSENQFVLGFIDGMGMNSIPPESDDILINLIFRSNDPTSEICEFDLVLDTTLSDDVNYHLAFSDAAVPPKEYVPAVKIDTSYIDNYIPGDVNRSGGVNILDATTFICYLYKDCPEPVCPKAGDPNGDCATNILDVTYLINYLYRGGPAPVCGCVGEGSVEKTAVVMLGTIETFYDNGKTYISLNSPIDIMAVEFGLITETQESLNIRNLANGMELYYRQEENRVRGCLVDISGKTMIKAGSARVLELDGMVELTHVLGSDIKAQGVGFAIANHPANDMLPMEYTLSQNHPNPFNPVTEIEFSLPKSGDVSLAVYDILGRKVETLVDDYLEAGNHTAVWDASRQASGIYFYRLIAGEFKETRKMTLIK; encoded by the coding sequence ATGAAAGTAGCCATAATAATATCGATTTTTTTCATGCTCGCGATGTTTATTTCTTTGCCAGCTATAGCAAGTCTGTCAATTGGGACTATGCATCCCGATGGGAATAACAAGCATTTGATATGTGTAACTGAAAATAATCCGGAGCATGTTCATTGGTCACCCGACTTAACCAAAGTAACTTACTTTTCCAATATAGGTGCTGACGGATATCAGGAAATTTATTTGTACGACATCAATCAGGGCATAACATGTCAGTTGACTGATTATAATGAATCCTACGCTCAGGCGTCATCCAGATTTTATGATAATTCGACAATTTGGTATCGATATCATCAATCAAGCGGGAATATTTCCGAATATCGTGATATTTCTTTTAACGGATGCAATGTGATGAAGACTTCAACATTATTCACTCAGACTGAATGGAATCATTTGGCAAATTTCGACTTGTCAGATAACTATATCTGTTTTGGGGTGCAAATGGGGAGCAATGGGAATACAGAAGAAATATTTCTTACCCCCAAAGACAACATCCCGGATTATACCCAATTAACTACCAATTCATTACCCGACAGATCACCAGATATTTCCGCAGACGAAACAAAAATAGTCTACTTGCACGCATATGGAGCAGGTAGAACGGATAATATATTCGTTATGGACATTGATGGGGCTAATAAAACTCAGCTCACATTTGTGCCGGATGGATCGGTATATGGGCCTCATCTTGAAAAGCCGTTGTGGTCGCCAAACGGGACCCAAATCTGCTATTCATATCATGATGGTTCTCAGTGGGATATTTATATAATGGACAGTGATGGAACTAATGCCGTAAATATCACCAACACCGTTGATTTTGACGAAAGAGTTTGGGATTGGAACAATGATGAGATTCTATTTACTACGGATGGTTTCGTTCCAGGAATGTTGGCCTATTATTCATTTGAAGAAAACGCAAATGATCAAACTGGAAATGGTTTTGATGGGGTAATAAATGGTGATGTTTCTTATGGCGAGGGTGCTTGCGGAGTTGGAGCATATTTTGATGGGGAGGGGGATTATATTGAGATTCCTGCAGAAGGAGTGCTTTCCTTCGATGCTGCTACCGACTCGTACACAATATCACTATGGTTCAAGGCGACATCTTTAATACCTGGATGCGATTATTGCGATTATATTCTTATTAAAGATCGAAATCCAGAAAATTATGAGTCTCAAAGTTACGGCATTAGTATTGACCTTCATAATCCGGATAGTCTTCAATTAATCGCCAATATATGGGATAAAGTGCCCAATATGAATTGGGTCGTCAAAAGTGGATTTGAAACAGAGATTAACAGGCCTTATCATATAACAGAGGTAGTTAAGGCCGGCATTTCGCATGAACTATATATTAATGGTCATTTGATCGATAGTCTTGATATTACTGGAATTGGACATACTGACGAGAATGACGGGTCAATTACAGTTGGTGCTGGCTGGTATCCTAATGGATGGCAGTATTTTACGGGTATGATCGATGAGATTAGGATTTATAATTTTGCTCTTTCAGAAGAGGAAATTGATAGCATTTACGGATTATGCAATCCCGATTCCCTCTTCATCACATCAATTGAATCCTGCTTGAATAGTGATGGGACATTTGAGATTCCGGTTAAAATTAAAAACAAGACTGAAATCACAGGTTATAATATCCCGATTATTTATGATTATGCTAATGCAACTTATTTTGGGTATTCACTCGAAGGAACATTGTGCGAAGGCTGGACAGGCGATGATACGGTGTTAAGTGAGAATCAGTTCGTTCTTGGATTTATAGATGGGATGGGGATGAATTCAATTCCACCGGAGAGCGATGATATTCTGATCAATCTTATTTTCCGGAGTAATGATCCGACCAGTGAAATTTGTGAATTCGATCTGGTGCTGGACACGACATTATCGGATGATGTCAATTACCATCTGGCCTTTTCCGATGCTGCTGTCCCGCCGAAGGAATATGTTCCAGCCGTTAAAATCGATACATCCTATATTGACAATTATATTCCGGGAGATGTTAATCGTTCCGGTGGAGTAAATATTCTCGATGCCACAACATTTATATGCTATTTATATAAGGATTGCCCGGAGCCGGTCTGCCCGAAGGCCGGTGATCCCAATGGTGATTGCGCCACCAATATCCTCGATGTGACCTATCTGATCAACTATCTCTATCGCGGTGGCCCAGCACCGGTGTGCGGATGCGTTGGGGAAGGATCGGTGGAGAAAACGGCAGTAGTGATGTTGGGGACAATTGAAACCTTCTATGATAATGGCAAAACTTATATATCGCTCAATTCCCCGATAGATATAATGGCAGTTGAATTCGGTTTAATCACCGAAACCCAAGAATCTTTGAATATCCGCAACTTGGCTAATGGGATGGAGCTTTATTATCGGCAGGAGGAGAATCGAGTTCGAGGCTGTCTGGTGGATATCAGTGGAAAAACCATGATTAAAGCCGGTTCGGCCCGTGTGCTGGAGCTTGATGGCATGGTTGAGTTAACTCACGTTCTCGGTTCGGATATAAAGGCTCAGGGGGTCGGATTCGCCATTGCCAATCATCCGGCTAATGACATGTTACCTATGGAATATACGCTCAGCCAGAACCACCCTAATCCCTTTAACCCGGTAACGGAGATTGAATTCAGTCTGCCGAAATCGGGAGATGTCAGCCTGGCGGTTTATGATATCCTGGGACGGAAAGTCGAAACGCTGGTTGACGACTATCTCGAGGCTGGCAACCATACGGCGGTCTGGGATGCCTCGAGACAGGCGTCCGGGATTTATTTTTATCGGCTGATAGCCGGTGAATTCAAAGAAACGAGGAAGATGACTTTGATTAAATAG
- a CDS encoding VCBS repeat-containing protein, translated as MTAESGEITTHGTSGDFSASRALYPAESNLIEVMFRPQFKIRLRKGRLVDSNSRPINGLDGILGDLDAFEWSRICLLPEARFDEFQARGQAKSGRTLYNLNNIYRLAFSGKIDIQELCRKLGELTEVMSARPVPLPPPLPAVGNYETSQYYLNPASSSPSGIDAEFSWTQPGGTGAGVTICDIEYGWNYSHADIAKAQNSQINPEPIALPPGETDDHGTAVLGILVSDNNGWGTTGLCYGADIKTCGAYYGDPLSFNPAGAIAYAIDSLSTGDIILLELQWDYGDPNTTHTDFIPIEWYGDYYPDSQSYNAVYAAIENAVANGIHVVEAGGNGGAPTANSGYNTGSLNWYGHSGAVIVGAGGAYAGGTYPQGNLERIYWSSYGPRYDLQGGGEDVVTTGYGYLYSTGGKDSLYTNIFAGTSSASPMVAGAIACCMSYSLNQGWSIDSLNPAKIRDVLWSTGTPQVMGPTGYIGPRPNLKKAFDSLSSFTDATFWALRNTTRGTYGIAWGDYDNDDDLDFYVSNYFSPNNLYQNDGNGNFTEVASSPINDSDPGTGVAWGDYDNDGYLDIYNVKLSIGGSLRPNKLFHNNGNGTFSDVTPAVLADTGFSYGLGWADYDLDGDIDLFFTNDNYYGTGNKLMRNDGGGNFTDVTSSALPPTGDYSHSMAWGDYDNDGYPDIYITKYGASRPNLLLRNNGNGTFSDVTAAPLNITDASYGLGWGDYDNDGYLDLFVACRKYSNHLLHNNGNGTFTDVTSGPLAGPDSTVDVVWGDYDNDMDLDLYLVNNKAANKLFRNDGGGAFTDITVSSLALIDTLDNTSAACGDYDADGDLDLVIGAYQQFGNSLLKNRIGANNHWLHVNLVGTNANRFGIGARVRVVAGSISQIDEISGGSNLYSQNSLTAEFGLGSYTVADTVEINWPTTAQSITVKTNVNANQVITVYEVASYVCGDANGGGSVNILDVTYLINYLYKSGPAPEPQEAGDANGNGAVNILDVTYLISYLYKSGPEPICP; from the coding sequence TTGACTGCAGAATCGGGGGAGATAACGACACATGGAACCTCCGGCGATTTCTCCGCATCCAGGGCTCTATACCCGGCCGAGAGTAATCTTATCGAAGTCATGTTCAGGCCCCAATTCAAAATCCGTTTGCGCAAGGGGCGACTGGTTGACAGTAACTCACGACCCATCAATGGATTGGATGGCATTTTGGGGGACCTTGATGCCTTCGAATGGTCAAGAATTTGTCTGCTTCCGGAAGCGCGCTTCGATGAATTTCAGGCCAGGGGTCAGGCCAAAAGCGGCCGGACGCTTTACAACCTGAACAATATTTATCGGCTTGCCTTTTCTGGAAAAATCGACATCCAGGAATTATGCCGAAAACTCGGTGAGTTAACGGAGGTTATGTCGGCGCGGCCGGTACCTTTACCGCCGCCCTTACCAGCGGTGGGTAATTATGAAACATCGCAATATTATTTGAATCCGGCCAGTTCATCCCCATCGGGGATAGATGCCGAATTCTCATGGACTCAGCCCGGAGGAACCGGGGCCGGAGTGACCATATGCGATATCGAATATGGTTGGAATTACTCCCATGCCGATATAGCCAAGGCCCAGAATTCCCAGATTAATCCTGAGCCTATTGCTTTGCCACCGGGCGAGACTGATGATCACGGCACCGCTGTCCTAGGCATTCTTGTCTCCGATAACAACGGTTGGGGCACCACCGGGCTTTGCTACGGCGCCGATATAAAGACGTGCGGAGCCTATTATGGCGATCCCTTATCCTTTAATCCCGCGGGTGCCATAGCCTACGCCATCGACAGCTTGTCAACCGGAGATATTATTCTCCTGGAATTGCAGTGGGATTATGGAGACCCCAATACAACTCATACTGATTTCATTCCCATCGAATGGTACGGCGATTATTATCCCGATTCCCAGTCATATAATGCCGTTTATGCAGCCATAGAAAATGCCGTAGCCAATGGAATCCACGTGGTTGAGGCCGGCGGTAACGGCGGGGCTCCCACGGCCAACAGCGGCTATAATACTGGTAGTTTGAACTGGTATGGGCATTCCGGTGCGGTAATTGTCGGGGCAGGAGGGGCGTACGCCGGGGGAACCTATCCCCAGGGAAATCTGGAACGAATATATTGGTCAAGTTATGGCCCTCGCTATGATCTCCAGGGAGGAGGCGAAGATGTGGTTACTACCGGTTACGGATATCTATACAGCACCGGCGGTAAAGATTCCCTTTATACCAACATTTTCGCCGGCACTTCCAGTGCCTCGCCGATGGTGGCTGGCGCCATTGCCTGTTGTATGAGTTATAGCCTGAATCAGGGATGGAGTATTGATTCTTTGAACCCGGCCAAAATCCGCGATGTCCTCTGGTCTACCGGAACTCCACAGGTCATGGGACCGACCGGATATATAGGTCCGCGCCCCAACCTGAAAAAAGCCTTCGACAGCCTGAGTTCTTTCACCGATGCCACTTTCTGGGCCTTAAGAAACACTACCCGGGGTACTTATGGTATCGCCTGGGGCGATTACGATAACGATGACGACCTTGATTTCTATGTTTCTAATTACTTCAGCCCCAACAACCTTTATCAAAATGACGGGAATGGTAATTTTACCGAGGTTGCTTCTTCTCCTATTAATGACAGCGATCCCGGTACCGGTGTCGCCTGGGGCGATTATGATAACGACGGCTATCTTGATATCTATAATGTAAAACTCAGTATCGGCGGCAGTCTTCGTCCCAACAAACTCTTTCACAATAATGGCAACGGTACCTTCAGTGACGTTACGCCCGCAGTCCTTGCCGATACCGGGTTTTCCTACGGTTTGGGCTGGGCCGATTATGATCTCGATGGTGATATAGACTTGTTTTTTACCAACGATAATTATTACGGGACAGGCAATAAACTGATGCGAAACGATGGCGGCGGTAATTTTACCGATGTAACCTCATCGGCTTTGCCGCCCACTGGCGATTATAGCCATAGTATGGCCTGGGGGGATTATGATAATGACGGTTATCCCGATATATATATCACCAAGTATGGTGCAAGCCGTCCCAATTTGCTTCTGAGGAATAACGGCAACGGCACATTTTCGGATGTCACCGCGGCACCACTGAATATCACCGACGCCAGCTATGGACTCGGTTGGGGGGATTATGATAACGATGGTTATCTTGATCTGTTTGTCGCCTGTCGGAAGTATAGTAATCATCTTCTGCATAACAACGGCAACGGGACATTTACCGATGTAACTTCGGGACCTCTTGCCGGACCCGACTCAACGGTTGATGTCGTGTGGGGCGATTATGATAACGACATGGATCTTGATTTGTATCTGGTTAACAATAAGGCCGCGAATAAGCTCTTTCGTAACGATGGTGGCGGGGCTTTTACGGATATTACCGTATCCAGCCTGGCTCTTATCGATACTCTGGATAATACCAGCGCCGCCTGTGGTGACTATGATGCCGATGGGGATCTCGATCTGGTGATTGGCGCTTACCAGCAATTCGGAAATAGTCTACTTAAGAATCGGATCGGAGCCAATAATCACTGGTTGCATGTCAATCTTGTGGGAACCAACGCCAACAGGTTCGGTATTGGTGCCAGAGTTAGAGTGGTCGCCGGAAGTATCTCGCAAATTGACGAAATTTCCGGAGGATCTAATCTGTACTCCCAGAATTCATTAACGGCTGAATTCGGTCTTGGCTCTTACACTGTGGCCGATACGGTGGAAATTAATTGGCCGACAACAGCCCAATCAATCACAGTTAAAACAAACGTAAATGCCAACCAGGTAATAACTGTGTATGAAGTTGCCTCTTATGTATGTGGCGATGCCAATGGCGGCGGATCAGTTAATATTCTTGATGTCACCTATCTGATAAATTATCTGTATAAATCGGGTCCAGCTCCAGAGCCGCAGGAAGCTGGAGATGCTAACGGAAATGGAGCGGTCAATATTCTGGATGTGACCTATTTGATAAGTTATCTTTATAAGAGTGGACCGGAACCAATATGTCCATAA
- a CDS encoding cupin domain-containing protein, with the protein MHVIRLNEGESYEPENDWKRVSLCNQKDISIEYFIKPPGHTSPEHNHPSAQVLVVLKGKIIIITPDDTQELGEGDTAYLPGNETHIVKNPLDKISIGLDIFVPGRSFDFWLKRK; encoded by the coding sequence ATGCATGTCATCCGTCTGAACGAAGGAGAATCATACGAACCGGAAAATGATTGGAAACGGGTCAGCCTTTGTAATCAAAAAGATATCTCTATCGAGTATTTTATCAAACCTCCCGGTCACACGTCGCCGGAGCACAATCATCCGAGCGCTCAGGTTCTGGTCGTTCTGAAAGGAAAAATAATCATTATCACTCCCGATGATACTCAGGAGCTGGGTGAAGGTGATACCGCGTATCTGCCGGGTAATGAGACTCATATCGTGAAAAATCCCCTTGATAAAATCTCAATCGGACTGGATATTTTTGTTCCCGGCCGATCATTCGATTTCTGGCTTAAAAGAAAATAA
- a CDS encoding sigma-54-dependent Fis family transcriptional regulator codes for MIKNKTILIVDDEAFMRKNIIDLLSSRECHTIEAEDGREAVDRVREHKPDIILLDINLPRMDGLTALKEIKKIMPDLPIIVFTAYGTSERAIQAMKAGAYDYLEKPFELDEFLLIIERALEFSELLDEVRELRNKVSSIPDNDDTQIIGASPQMKEIFKLIGRVAPSDATVLIQGESGTGKEMIADAIQRHSLRKHRPYIKINCGGFAESILESEIFGHEKGSFTGAIARRQGKFELADGGTIFLDEINSMPPSLQVRLLRVLQQKSFYRVGGEEPVHVDVRIIAATNRDVEMEVKEGRLREDLFYRLNVIRINLPPLVERKEDIPLLIKHFLQKFSPDKNLVVPYKEMEKLLMYSWPGNVRELENTIHSAIVMARENVITIDDLPIFAKGMQVNQALEEHLKRGIPLKKILANIEKDLIISALKNNNWNQTETARYLQIHRRFLYSKIREYKISVNQPRNSINDES; via the coding sequence ATGATAAAAAATAAAACCATTCTTATCGTCGATGATGAAGCTTTCATGAGAAAGAATATCATCGACCTGCTTTCTTCCCGTGAATGTCATACGATCGAGGCCGAGGACGGCCGTGAAGCTGTTGACAGAGTCCGGGAACACAAACCCGATATCATTTTGCTCGATATAAATCTGCCCCGTATGGATGGTCTGACGGCGCTTAAGGAAATTAAAAAAATAATGCCTGATTTGCCGATTATCGTTTTTACCGCCTACGGCACCAGCGAGCGAGCTATCCAGGCCATGAAAGCCGGGGCCTATGATTATCTTGAAAAGCCTTTCGAACTCGATGAATTCTTATTGATTATCGAACGGGCCCTGGAATTTTCGGAACTGCTGGATGAAGTCCGGGAACTGAGGAACAAAGTATCATCCATCCCGGACAATGATGATACCCAAATCATCGGGGCCAGCCCGCAGATGAAAGAGATTTTCAAGTTGATCGGACGAGTGGCACCTTCGGATGCCACTGTCCTGATTCAGGGTGAAAGCGGGACCGGCAAGGAGATGATCGCCGATGCCATTCAGAGGCACTCCCTTCGGAAACATCGACCCTACATAAAAATCAACTGCGGCGGCTTCGCCGAAAGTATTCTGGAAAGCGAAATTTTCGGACATGAAAAAGGCTCTTTCACCGGGGCCATTGCCCGGAGGCAGGGAAAATTTGAACTGGCCGATGGTGGGACTATTTTCCTGGATGAAATTAATTCCATGCCGCCATCACTTCAGGTCCGGTTATTGCGAGTGCTTCAGCAGAAATCCTTCTACCGGGTCGGCGGTGAAGAACCTGTTCATGTCGATGTCCGAATTATTGCGGCCACCAATCGTGATGTGGAGATGGAGGTCAAGGAGGGGCGTTTGCGAGAGGACCTTTTCTACCGGCTGAATGTCATCAGAATAAATCTTCCTCCGCTGGTCGAACGGAAAGAGGATATTCCGTTATTGATCAAACATTTTCTGCAGAAATTCAGCCCGGATAAAAATCTTGTGGTACCGTACAAAGAGATGGAAAAACTTCTTATGTATTCGTGGCCGGGGAATGTCCGGGAACTGGAGAATACCATTCACAGCGCCATTGTCATGGCCCGGGAAAATGTTATCACCATTGACGATCTCCCCATCTTCGCCAAAGGTATGCAGGTGAACCAGGCTTTAGAGGAACATCTCAAACGCGGAATTCCTCTGAAAAAAATACTGGCCAATATTGAAAAAGATTTAATAATATCGGCCCTGAAAAACAACAACTGGAATCAAACCGAAACCGCCCGATATCTTCAGATTCATCGCCGTTTTCTTTATTCCAAAATCCGCGAATACAAAATTTCAGTCAATCAGCCGAGAAATTCCATCAATGACGAATCATAA
- a CDS encoding TRAP transporter large permease, with the protein MSRELIILLVMLGIFALGVFKLKLPAGIALMLSAVAGALTGGEGIPVRHLVEGGFGFFEAILIITTAMIFMKMVNATGALGTISYTLIKSLYRWPTILMIVIVIFIMFPGMLTGLSSACILTTGALVVPGLLAMGMPRLAVGSFIAMAAVYGEVAPPICIPVMLIGGGVDMPYIGFNKPLFIASFPIAIVTAVFYRYRYLNGFSIDEVLAQLKPPVYKRHGLKLFIPLAFVICYMILEQTIPSYIPHLGVPLTFMIGALFSFGTGEKFNFLNISREAIRDALPVVAILVGVGMFLQIMTLTGVRGYLATSALYLPESAKYLAAMIMPFFGSAYASASVIGVPLVYVFIGKNAIVVTAALALMAAMGDMMPPPSLLCAYAAQMVKEKNHFKILRASIIPIALTMLVGLLLIVFAGELATVYF; encoded by the coding sequence ATGAGTCGTGAGCTGATAATATTGCTGGTAATGCTGGGTATCTTTGCGCTCGGTGTTTTCAAGCTCAAGTTACCGGCCGGGATTGCGCTGATGCTCTCGGCTGTAGCCGGGGCGCTGACCGGAGGGGAAGGAATTCCGGTCAGGCACCTTGTCGAAGGCGGGTTCGGTTTTTTCGAAGCCATACTTATTATTACCACGGCCATGATATTTATGAAGATGGTCAATGCTACCGGGGCGCTGGGAACAATCAGCTATACTCTTATCAAATCCCTGTATCGCTGGCCGACAATCCTGATGATCGTTATTGTCATCTTTATCATGTTTCCCGGGATGCTGACCGGGTTATCATCGGCCTGTATCCTGACTACCGGAGCGCTGGTGGTCCCGGGACTTCTCGCCATGGGTATGCCGCGGCTGGCTGTCGGGTCGTTTATCGCCATGGCCGCCGTTTACGGTGAAGTGGCACCACCGATTTGTATCCCGGTGATGCTGATCGGTGGCGGCGTCGATATGCCGTACATCGGATTTAACAAACCGCTGTTCATCGCATCCTTCCCGATTGCAATCGTAACCGCGGTTTTTTACAGGTATCGCTACCTCAACGGATTCAGTATTGACGAGGTTCTGGCCCAGTTGAAACCGCCGGTTTATAAGCGGCACGGTCTTAAGCTCTTTATTCCCCTGGCATTTGTTATTTGTTACATGATTCTGGAACAGACTATCCCGAGCTATATTCCTCACCTGGGAGTTCCGTTAACCTTCATGATCGGCGCTCTGTTTAGCTTCGGAACCGGAGAGAAATTCAATTTCCTGAATATATCCCGGGAAGCCATTCGCGACGCTTTGCCGGTCGTGGCGATTCTGGTCGGGGTGGGGATGTTTCTCCAGATCATGACCCTGACCGGCGTTCGGGGTTATCTGGCTACCAGCGCCCTGTATCTGCCCGAGAGCGCCAAGTACCTGGCCGCCATGATCATGCCTTTTTTCGGATCGGCTTATGCCTCGGCCTCGGTTATCGGTGTTCCACTGGTTTACGTGTTCATTGGCAAAAACGCCATTGTTGTCACCGCGGCCCTGGCATTGATGGCGGCGATGGGCGATATGATGCCCCCGCCGTCGCTACTGTGCGCCTATGCCGCTCAAATGGTCAAAGAGAAAAATCATTTCAAGATATTGAGAGCAAGTATCATCCCTATTGCTCTGACCATGCTGGTGGGACTGTTGCTGATAGTCTTCGCCGGCGAACTGGCAACGGTGTACTTCTGA